Proteins from a genomic interval of Asterias rubens chromosome 16, eAstRub1.3, whole genome shotgun sequence:
- the LOC117300979 gene encoding 39S ribosomal protein L53, mitochondrial-like, protein MPAVVKHVTLKFIKSIMVEFCPWEANAQSARQFLSRVRSGPVINTNPKCLVKSKVKHDGSDPAITVLFDDGKQVLFKSSCLSSIEVLQRLGSFNKQREKAELSSTES, encoded by the exons ATGCCAGCGGTTGTTAAGCACGTCACCCTAAAGTTTATCAAGAGTATCATGGTGGAATTCTGCCCGTGGGAAGCAAATGCTCAATCTGCAAG GCAATTCCTGAGCCGTGTTCGAAGTGGCCCCGTCATCAATACCAATCCAAAATGCCTAGTGAAGTCAAAGGTCAAACATGACGGTTCTGATCCTGCAATCACCGTGCTGTTTG ACGATGGTAAACAAGTGCTCTTCAAAAGCAGCTGTCTCTCATCAATAGAAGTACTACAGAGGTTGGGTTCCTTCAACAAACAACGAGAAAAGGCAGAGTTATCATCCACAGAGAGTTAA